Within the Oncorhynchus mykiss isolate Arlee chromosome 4, USDA_OmykA_1.1, whole genome shotgun sequence genome, the region taaatagtaaccaccaacagaagcccccacccctctctcttacATGGTTACATATTAACCAccaacagaaccccccccctctctctctaacatggttaaatagtaaccaccaacagaagcccccccccccctctctctaacatggttacatagtaaccaccaacagaagcccccccccccctccctaaccTGTTTAAATAGTAACCACCAaaagaagcccccccccccccctctaacatggttaaatagtaaccaccaacagaagcccccccccctcctctctaacatggttaaatagtaaccaccaacagaagcccccccccccccccccctctctaacatggttaaatagtgaccaccaacagaagcccccctcctctctctaacatggttaccaacagaagcccccccccccccctctctctaacatggttaccAACAgaagcccccctcctctctaacatggttaaatagtaaccaccaacagaagccccccctcctctctaacatggttaaatagtaaccaccaacagaagcccccacccctctctcttacATGGTTACATATTAACCAccaacagaaccccccccctctctctctaacatggttaaatagtaaccaccaacagaagcccccccccccccctctctaacatggttacatAGTAACCACCAAtcgaagcccccccccccctccctaaccTGTTTAAATAGTAACCACcaaaagaaccccccccccccccttctctctaacatggttacaccaacagaagccccccccctctctaacatGATTAAATAGTAACCACCAAAagaacccccccctctctctaacatggttacacCAACAGAAGCCCCCCCTCTCTAACATGGTGTTGCAGGAATTAAATTGCTCTATGTTTTAACACCCAATTAAacttaaacactctgtcaattcataaggatttgtaagacccttattctatagtaatggacagagcccagtcttaaagtcaaacagcagaatttattcacgagagtactgaacacgatacagtttaccacaggttataaactgaacaTAGTAACCACCAATCGAAGACCCCCCCCTCCCTAACATGGTTAAATAGTAACCACCAAAagaacccccacccccctctctctaacatagtaaccaccaacagaagccccccctctctaacatggttacacCAACAgaagcgacccccccccccctctctctaacatggttacatAGTGACCACcaacagaagcccccccccctctctctctaacatggttacatAGTGACCCCcaacagaagcccccccccccccccccctctcactaaCATGGTTAccaacagaacccccccccccctctctctctaacatagtgactatactgaccaccatgctgtctctctaacatggttatatagtgactatactgaccaccatgctgtctctctaacatggttatatagtgactagtgactatactgaccaccatgctgtctctctaacatggttatatagtgactatactgaccaccatgctgtctctctaacatggttatatattaactatactgaccaccatgctgtctctctaacatggttatatagtgactatactgaccaccatgctgtctctctaacatggttatatagtgactatactgaccaccatgctgtctctctaacatggttatatagtgactatactgaccaccatgctgtctctctaacatggttatatagtgactatactgactGCCATgttgtctctctaacatggttatatagtgactatactgaccaccatgctgtctctctaacatggttatatagtaactatactgaccaccatgctgtctctctaacatggttatatagtaactatactgaccaccatgttgtctctctaacatggttatatagtaactatactgaccaccatgctgtctctctaacatggttatatagtaactatactgaccaccatgctgtctctctaacatggttatatagtgactatactgaccaccatgctgtctctctaacatggttatatagtgactatactgaccaccatgctgtctctctaacatggttatatagtgactatactgaccaccatgctgtctctctaacatggttatatagtgactatactgaccaccatgctgtctctctaacatggttatatagtgactatactgaccaccatgttgtctctctaacatggttatatagtgactagtgactatactgaccaccatgctgtctctctaacatggttatatagtgactatactgaccaccatgctgtctctctaacatggttatatagtgactatactgaccaccatgttgtctctctaacatggttatatagtgactatactgaccaccatgttgtctctctaacatggttatatagtgactagtgactatactgaccaccatgttgtctctctaacatggttatatagtgtctatactgaccaccatgctgtctctctaacatggttatatagtgactatactgaccaccatgctgtctctctaacatggttatatagtgactatactgaccaccatgttgtctctctaacatggttatatagtgactagtgactatactgaccaccatgctgtctctctaacatggttatatagtgactagtgactatactgaccaccatgctgtctctctaacatggttatatagtgactatactggccaccatgctgtctctctaacatggttatatagtgactatactgaccaccatgctgtctctctaacatggttatatagtgactatactgaccaccatgttgtctctctaacatggttatatagtgactagtgactatactgaccaccatgctgtctctctaacatggttatatagtgactatactgaccaccatgctgtctctctaacatggttatatagtgactatactgaccaccatgttgtctctctaacatggttatatagtgactagtgactatactgaccaccatgctgtctctctaacatggttatatagtgactatactgaccaccatgctgtctctctaacatggttatatagtaactatactgaccaccatgttgtctctctaacatggttatatagtgactatactggccaccatgctgtctctctaacatggttatatagtgactagtgactatactgaccaccatgctgtctctctaacatggttatatagtaactatactgaccaccatgctgtctctctaacaatgttatatagtgactatactgaccaccatgctgtctctctaacatggttatatagtaactatactgaccaccatgttgtctctctaacatggttatatagtgactatactggccaccatgctgtctctctaacatggttatatagtgactatactgaccaccatgctgtctctctaacatggttatatagtgactagtaactatactgaccaccatgctgtctctctaacatggttaaatagtgactatactgaccaccatgctgtctctctaacatggttatatagtgactagtaactatactgaccaccatgctgtctctctaacatggttatatagtaactatactgaccaccatgctgtctctctaacatggttatatagtaactatactgaccaccatgctgtctctctaacatggttatatagtgactaataactatactgaccaccatgctgtctctctaacatggttatatagtaactatactgaccaccatgctgtctctctaacatggttatatagtaactatactgaccaccatgctgtctctctaacatggttatatagtaactatactgaccaccatgctgtctctctaacatggttatatagtgactaataactatactgaccaccatgctgtctctctaacatggttatatagtgactatactgaccaccatgttgtctctctaacatggttatatagtgactatactgaccaccatgctgtctctctaacatggttatatagtaactatactgaccaccatgctgtctctctaacatggttatatagtaactatactgaccaccatgctgtctctctaacatggttatatagtgactaataactatactgaccaccatgctgtctctctaacatggttatatagtgactatactgaccaccatgttgtctctctaacatggttatatagtgactatactgaccaccatgctgtctctctaacatggttatatagtgactatactgaccaccatgttgtctctctaacatggttatatagtgactagtgactatactgaccaccatgctgtctctctaacatggttatatagtgactagtgactatactgaccaccatgctgtctctctaacatggttatatagtgactagtgactatactgaccaccatgctgtctctctaacatggttatatagtgactatactgaccaccatgctgtctctctaacatggttatatagtgactatactgaccaccatgttgtctctctaacatggttatatagtgactagtgactatactgaccaccatgctgtctctctaacatggttatatagtgactatactgaccaccatgctgtctctctaacatggttatatagtaactatactgaccaccatgttgtctctctaacatggttatatagtgactatactggccaccatgctgtctctctaacatggttatatagtgactagtgactatactgaccaccatgctgtctctctaacatggttatatagtaactatactgaccaccatgctgtctctctaacaatgttatatagtgactatactgaccaccatgctgtctctctaacatggttatatagtaactatactgaccaccatgttgtctctctaacatggttatatagtgactatactggccaccatgctgtctctctaacatggttatatagtgactatactgaccaccatgctgtctctctaacatggttatatagtgactagtaactatactgaccaccatgctgtctctctaacatggttaaatagtgactatactgaccaccatgctgtctctctaacatggttatatagtgactatactgaccaccatgctgtctctctaacatggttatatagtaactatactgaccaccatgctgtctctctaacatggttatatagtgactaataactatactgaccaccatgctgtctctctaacatggttatatagtgactatactgaccaccatgctgtctctctaacatggttatatagtgactatactgaccaccatgttgtctctctaacatggttatatagtgactagtgactatactgaccacaatgttgtctctctaacatggttatatagtgactatactgaccacaatgttgtctctctaacatggttatatagtaactatactgaccaccatgctgtctctctaacatggttatatagtgactatactgaccaccatgctgtctctctaacatggttatatagtgactatactgaccaccatgctgtctctctaacatggttatatagtgactatactgaccaccatgctgtctctctaacatggttatatagtgactagtgactatactgaccaccatgctgtctctctaacatggttatatagtaactatactgaccaccatgctgtctctctaacatggttatatagtgactatactgaccaccatgttgtctctctaacatggttatatagtgactagtgactatactgaccaccatgctgtctctctaacatggttatatagtgactatactgaccaccatgctgtctctctaacatggttatatagtgactatactgaccaccatgctgtctctctaacatggttatatagtgactatactgaccaccatgctgtctctctaacatggttatatagtgactatactgaccaccatgctgtctctctaacatggttatatagtgactatactgactGCCATgttgtctctctaacatggttatatagtgactatactgaccaccatgctgtctctctaacatggttatatagtgactatactgaccaccatgctgtctctctaacatggttatatagtgactagtgactatactgaccaccatgctgtctctctaacatggttatatagtgactatactgaccaccatgttttctctctaacatggttatatagtgactagtgactatactgaccacaatgttgtctctctaacatggttatatagtgactatactgaccacaatgttgtctctctaacatggttatgtagtaactatactgaccaccatgctgtctctctaacatggttatatagtgactatactgaccaccatgctgtctctctaacatggttatatagtaactatactgaccaccatgctgtctctctaacatggttatatagtgactatactgaccaccatgctgtctctctaacatggttatatagtaactatactgaccaccatgctgtctctctaacatggttatatagtaactatactgaccaccatgctgtctctctaacatggttatatagtgactatactgaccaccatgttgtctctctaacatggttatatagtgactatactgaccaccatgctgtctctctaacatggttatatagtgactatactgaccaccatgctgtctctctaacatggttatatagtgactatactgaccaccatgctgtctctctaacatggttatatagtgactatactgaccaccatgttgtctctctaacatggttatatagtaactatactgaccaccatgctgtctctctaacatggttatatagtgactatactgaccacaatgttgtctctctaacatggttatatagtgactagtgactatactgaccaccatgttgtctctctaacatggttatatagtgactatactgaccacaatgttgtctctctaacatggttatatagtgactagtgactatactgaccaccatgctgtctctctaacatggttatatagtgactatactgaccaccatgttgtctctctaacatggttatatagtgactatactgaccacaATGTTgcctctctaacatggttatatagtgactagtgactatactgaccaccatgctgtctctctaacatggttatatagtgactatactgaccaccatgttgtctctctaacatggttatatagtgactatactgaccaccatgctgtctctctaacatggttatatagtaactatactgaccaccatgttgtctctctaacatggttatatattaactatactgaccaccatgctgtctctctaacatggttatatagtgactagtgactatactgaccaccatgctgtctctctaacatggttatatagtgactagtgactatactgaccaccatgctgtctctctaacatggttatatagtaaccatactgaccaccatgttgtctctctaacatggttatatagtgactatactgaccaccatgctgtctctctaacatggttatatagtgactatactgaccaccatgcagtctctctaacatggttatatagtgactatactgaccaccatgcagtctctctaacatggttatatagtgactatactgaccaccatgctgtctctctgacatggttatatagtaactatactgaccaccatgttgtctctctaacatggttatatagtgactatactgaccaccatgctgtctctctaacatggttatatagtgactagtgactatactgaccaccatgctgtctctctaacatggttatatagtaactatactgaccaccatgctgtctctctaacatggttatatagtgactatactgaccaccatgttgtCTCTCTAACATTGTTATATAGTGActagtgactatactgaccaccatgctgtctctctaacatggttatatagtgactatactgaccaccatgttgtctctctaacatggttatatagtgactatactgaccaccatgctgtctctctaacatggttatatagtgactagtaactatactgaccaccatgctgtctctctaacatggttatatagtgactatactgaccaccatgctgtctctctaacatggttatatagtgactagtgactatactgaccaccatgctgtctctctaacatggttatatagtgactatactgaccaccatgttgtctctctaacatggttatatagtgactatactgaccaccatgctgtctctctaacatggttatatagtgactatactgaccaccatgctgtctctctaacatggttatatagtgactatactgaccaccatgctgtctctctaacatggttatatagtgactatactgaccaccatgttgtctctctaacatggttatatagtgactagtgactatactgaccacaatgttgtctctctaacatggttatatagtgactatactgaccaccatgctgtctctctaacatggttatatagtgactatactgaccaccatgctgtctctctaacatggttatatagtgactatactgaccaccatgctgtctctctaacatggttatatagtgactatactgaccaccatgttgtctctctaacatggttatatagtgactagtgactatactgaccaccatgctgtctctctaacatggttatatagtaactatactgaccaccatgctgtctctctaacatggttatatattaactatactgaccaccatgctgtctctctaacatggttatatagtgactatactgaccaccatgctgtctctctaacatggttatatagtgactatactgaccaccatgctgtctctctaacatggttatatagtgactagtgactatactgaccacaatgttgtctctctaacatggttatatagtgactatactggccaccatgctgtctctctaacatggttatatagtgactatactgaccaccatgctgtctctctaacatggttatatagtgactatactgaccaccatgctgtctctctaacatggttatatagtgactatactgaccaccatgctgtctctctaacatggttatatagtgactatactgaccaccatgctgtctctctaacatggttatatagtgactatactgaccaccatgctgtctctctaacatggttatatagtaactatactgaccaccatgttgtctctctaacatggttatatagtgactatactgaccaccatgctgtctctctaacatggttatatagtgactagtgactatactgaccaccatgctgtctctctaacatggttatatagtgactatactgaccaccatgctgtctctctaacatggttatatagtgactatactgaccaccatgctgtctctctaacatggttatatagtgactatactgaccaccatgctgtctctctaacatggttatatagtgactatactgaccaccatgctgtctctctaacatggttatatagtgactatactggccaccatgctgtctctctaacattgttatatagtgactatactgaccaccatgctgtgTCTCTCTAGGTTCATCATCATGGGGCGGAGACATGGAGTGTAGGGGCGGAGACATGGAGTGTAGTGGCGGAGACATGGAGTGTGGGGGCGGAGACATGGAGTGTGGGGGCGGGGAGCTTTCGGACAGCGGCAGCAGTGGCTACTGGAGCTGGGACCACGGCAACGTTAGTCCCTCTCCGTCCCCTTCTGTCGCCGAGATGGACAGCCGCCCAGATGAAGGACTGCATATGGAGCTGGGGGGTGAGCTACATACAGCCGCAAGGTCAAAGGTGAGTGGGGAGGAGGCTGTCACCatgaatatagagagagaataaggcAGTTGAAGAATCGGTGAGGTAGCTGATGAGGTTTGTTttgttcttctctctttctctctgtctctctttctctttacctctctttctctctgatcaCAGAGTTCTTTCAGAGGAACGTACAGGTGTCTGTGGCCCAGCTGTGGCAAGGTGCTCACGTCTTCAGTTGGTATGAAGAGACATGTCCGTGTGATGCACCTGGGGTGAGTTtccctctcagccatctggttTAGAGAAACCATGTAGCCCAATTATATTGTTAActtactctgtctccctctctttgtctctcccttccAAATTAACACGCACAAACCATACCccggcacatacacacaccccaccccggcacacacacacaccacaccccggcacacacacacaccacaccccggcacacacacacaccacaccccggcacacacacacaccacaccctggcacacacacacaccacaccctggcacacacacacaccccaccccggcacacacacacaacacaccccggcacacacacacaacacaccccgGCACACACCTACAGCAGTGGATCGGAGCAGTCCCCAAGAGAGGAGGACTTCTACTACACAAAGATTTCCTGCGAAGCTCCAGCAGACCCCTCTCTCGTTTCCCCTCTTCCCCCAGAACCCTCTCCAGACCCCTCTCCCGTCTCCCCTCTTCCCCCAGCCCCCCTCCCGGCTTCTTCCCCTCACGTCCCCTGGGCATCCTGTGGCTCCCCTCTAAGCCCTGATCCAGATTCCGGACTCCAGATCACCTCCTCGGGGTCAGGGAGCTCCAGGCCCAGCTCAGGTCCAGAGTCAGCCCCATACCAGCACAGACCTCTCAGCCAGTCTGCCCCTAGCTCCTCCTGGCAGATACAGACAGACCATCTCTATCAGGTAGGTGGCCCTGGTCTCTTTTTCATTTCATATATATTCCACTCAGTAACAATTGCCACTGCTTTCTAGGGCGTACTGGGTCTGCCATGACCTGCAGAGGGTCGGTGCTCTGGATGTTGAGATCATTTGCAGTTCATGATTGTCTGTTCATTTTTATGGTTTTAGGCTGGTTTCTCTGTCGCATTTCAACCAACTCGTCTTGTATGGCAAGGCAGTGATGTTGCGTTGTTGAATTGTTTTATGCGTTGTGTTTAGAAACAACAGCTAGCCATCTTGAAAAGAGTTTGACTAGAATTGCAGTCAAATAAATGTATGGGAGTTTGAGAGATGTCTGGtctgttgttgtcttcctgtccTCCAGGCCTGCACTCCCCTCCAGGTGACCATGTCCTCCTGCAGCCCTGCCCCTTGTTGTTggacccctccccctctcaccgtCTCTAACCAACACAGCCATCACAACACCCAGGTacgtctgctctcctctcctcttcctggtTAGGCTCAACCTCAGCCGTTCCTTCCCAGGTCTCTCCAGAACGAGAATATCTTGTGATATCTGGCTAACATCTATGTCCTGGTTAACGTCAGAGCATCAGTAGGATAACAGGCGGATGTGAGCCTATTACTAGTGTCTAtctaattatttattattattattattaagacaTGCCTTGCTTTTCTCTTCCccctctgctccttctctcctGCCCCCTACAGGTGGTGACGGGTCGCTGCAGGTCTGTGAGTGTGGGAGAGCAGTGGCTTCAACAGAACAGCGCCACCAACAGGCTAACCACCTTGAGAGCAGCCTCCCCGTCGGGCTCTCACTGCCCCTTCAGGTTAGAACTACCTATGACTGCTCCTTCAGGTTAGAACTACCTATGACTGCTCCTTCAGGTTAGAACTACCTATGACTGCTCCTTCAGGTTAGAAATACCTATGACTGCTCCTTCAGGTTAGAACTACCTATGACTGCTCCTTCAGGTTAGAAATACCTATGACTGCTCCTTCAGGTTAGAACTACCTATGACTGCTCCTTCAGGTTAGAACTACCTATGACTGCTCCTTCAGGGTAGAACTACCTATGACTGCTCCTTCAGGTTAGAACTACCTATGTCTGCTCCTTCAGGTTAGAACTACCTATGGCTGCTCCTTCAGGTTAGAACTACCTATGACTGCTCCTTCAGGTTAGAACTACCTATGTCTGCTCCTTCAGGTTAGAACTACCTATGTCTGCTCCTTCGGGTTAGAACTACCTATGACTGCTCCTTCGGGTTAGAACTACCTATGACTGCTCCTTCAGGTTAGAACTACATATGACTGCTCCTTCAGGTTAGAACTACCTATGACTGCTCCTTCAGGTTAGAACTACATATGACTGCTCCTTCAGGTTAGAACTACCTATGACTGCTCCTTCAGGTTAGAACTACCTATGTCTGCTCCTTCAGGTTAGAACTACCTATGAATGCTCCTTCAGGTTAGAACTACCTATGTCTGCTCCTTCAGGTTAGAACTACCTATGACTGCTCCTTCAGGTTAGAACTACCTATGACTGCTCCTTCAGGTTAGAAATACCTATGACTGCTCCTTCAGGTTAGAACTACCTATGACTGCTCCTTCAGGTTAGAAATACCTATGACTGCTCCTTCAGGTTAGAACTACCTATGACTGCTCCTTCAGGTTAGAACTAtctatcctctcccctctgtctcaactatctctcctctcccctctgtctcaactatcgctcctctcccctctgtcttaactatctctcctctcctctctgtctcaactatccctcctctcctctctgtctcaactatctctcctctcctctctgtctcaacTATCTatcctttcctctctgtctcaactatctctcctctcccctctgtctcaactatctctcctctcccctctgtctcaactatctatcctctcctctctgtctcaacTATCTATCCTCTCCATTCTGTCtcaactatctctcctctcctctctgtctcaactatctatcctctcctctctgtctcaactatctctcctctcccctctgtctcaactatctctcctctcccctgtgtctcaactattctctcctctccattctgtctcaactacctctcctctattctgTTCCAACTATCTTCTTTCCCCTCTGACTCAactttctctcctctccgttctgtctcaactatctctccattctgtctcaactatctctccattctgtctcaactatctctcctctctcctctgtctcaactatctctcctctcctctctgtctcaactatctctcctctctgtctcaactatctctcctctcctctctgtctcaactatctatcctctcctctctgtctcaactatctcctctcccct harbors:
- the LOC110521109 gene encoding zinc finger protein 395 isoform X2, producing the protein METKRPEDRISSSGPQSCPSTAVRPTDTRQPGAETQETLVYMQCCGQEAPNMTERNGHRKIRDRNHQDPVFVPQGRAERVWTHPSAPQQTTTPTIPSCPVSSPYSFWSPGSVEMDEIMAAMVLTSLSCSPVVQSSPQSQNDSLPGSSSWGGDMECRGGDMECSGGDMECGGGDMECGGGELSDSGSSGYWSWDHGNVSPSPSPSVAEMDSRPDEGLHMELGGELHTAARSKSSFRGTYRCLWPSCGKVLTSSVGMKRHVRVMHLGGSEQSPREEDFYYTKISCEAPADPSLVSPLPPEPSPDPSPVSPLPPAPLPASSPHVPWASCGSPLSPDPDSGLQITSSGSGSSRPSSGPESAPYQHRPLSQSAPSSSWQIQTDHLYQACTPLQVTMSSCSPAPCCWTPPPLTVSNQHSHHNTQVVTGRCRSVSVGEQWLQQNSATNRLTTLRAASPSGSHCPFRKGRGEAKKCRKVYGVEHKEQWCTACRWKKACQRFTD
- the LOC110521109 gene encoding zinc finger protein 395 isoform X1; its protein translation is METKRPEDRISSSGPQSCPSTAVRPTDTRQPGAETQETLVYMQCCGQEAPNMTERNGHRKIRDRNHQDPVFVPQGRAERVWTHPSAPQQTTTPTIPSCPVSSPYSFWSPGSVEMDEIMAAMVLTSLSCSPVVQSSPQSQNDSLPGSSSWGGDMECRGGDMECSGGDMECGGGDMECGGGELSDSGSSGYWSWDHGNVSPSPSPSVAEMDSRPDEGLHMELGGELHTAARSKSSFRGTYRCLWPSCGKVLTSSVGMKRHVRVMHLGSGSEQSPREEDFYYTKISCEAPADPSLVSPLPPEPSPDPSPVSPLPPAPLPASSPHVPWASCGSPLSPDPDSGLQITSSGSGSSRPSSGPESAPYQHRPLSQSAPSSSWQIQTDHLYQACTPLQVTMSSCSPAPCCWTPPPLTVSNQHSHHNTQVVTGRCRSVSVGEQWLQQNSATNRLTTLRAASPSGSHCPFRKGRGEAKKCRKVYGVEHKEQWCTACRWKKACQRFTD